ATAAATACGGCTAACTAAATAGACATAAATAGGTGCCTCGTGCCTTCTCAATTTGAATAACTCACCAAAGCCTCGCGGAATATGTCTTGTCGATCATCTTCATGCACTGCTTGCCAAACTGGctctttgttgaaaatttcacgTGCCCTCATGTATTTCAAGCCAGGCTTCATTTTAGGATGGTCCTGTAGCCACTTTTCCAAATcctctttcgctttttttattGCCAGTCGTTTCTCATCCTACGAAATATAAAAAGTTATTCGAAAAGTGCGAAAATCAGAGCAAAATAGCATAGCAATTTaccctttcttctttctgtcgTTGCACTTTCCAAGCATTGAACAGCTGTTTTTTCTCAGACACCTTAAAAATGTGTAATACGTGATGCTAACAGTAAAACACTCATAAACACACCTACCTTTGTAAGGATACGGAAACGTGGATCACTTTGAATATGCTTCACTGCATGTTCCCAATTACAAGTAGACGtgatttttcctggaaaaacgACATTCTGTGGTATAAAACTGTTTTTAATACTGTACTTTCGCCTTCAAATAACTCTTTCTAACCATGTTCTTTACACTCGTGAAATATTAACGAGAATTAACGAGTTCTCTGGTGAAGTTTACTCAGGTCGAAGGTTACTGTTATAGGTTTGTGAAGGTTTCAATGACTGAGTTAATATACTGGAAAGTAAAGCCGAGCAAAATGAAGGGCGACAGCAGTGACTAGTAGATAGATCACAGTTTAAGCCCGCATGCAGGTACAAACAAATAGAATTTCCACTATGCTAAGTAAGAAAATAGTAATGATACTGTAACCGTTTTTCTGCAATAAGTGACATTCGATTCATTCTCAAACGTTATAAGGACAAGGAATATAAAAAGTTGCATTTACAAACATTCTCAACTGTTTCTAGCTATAAGATTAAATGATAGACgtacaatttcaaaatttaagtATGGGCATAGTAGTACCCATATTGCTTACAATGTTCACTACAAACAACCAACCTTCATTGTATTTGTCCCTCAATAAATCACGGAATCTTTCAGCTTGGCGTTTTTTGAGGTCCTGTTCGTTGTCGTCTGCAGCTAGCACCTCCACCTACAGAATGTGGACAGCACTCGTGAATATGATACTCTCTTTTacataaaagtagaaaaagtttCAAACAAATCAAAGCAGACCGCTTGCTCAGGAGTAGGAACACTAGTTTCTGCCGGTAAAGGCACGGTCATCGATGCAAGCGTAGCCTTCATGgctttttccatttcacttTCCTCTTTCGtctcttcagttttttccttcttcacttCTTCGGTGGTGGGCTTAGCAGCTAGAAGCAGATCAAACATTACTCACGCTGCATTTCAAAACATACTAGGAAACGTTAAACTAAAACAGATATAACGCACTCTCTGTAGTCGCAGCTGGTGTGTTCAGAGCTTCGGGCTTCGTCCAAGTGGTTTCTTTGGTGACCGTGTTGTAATAGTACGCTCGACCTTCAGGCGTTTTATACTCCTTCCATATAACGTTAGAAGATGAGGAAGAAGATGTTGTTGGTGTAGATCGCtaaagtaaatagtaaatgcttcaaaaaaagtctgctgtaaaaaaatccaaaatacgTTCAACATACCTCCTGACGTTCTTGTGGAGTTTTCAATTCATCAGGTTTATTCCATGATGATTCTTTTGTGATTTTGTTATAATAGTAGACACGACCTTCACTGGTTTCGTGTTTCGTCCAAGGACATTCCTTTAAAGATTGAACATGGACTGGATTTCATCATTTtgcgcagaaaaaaagtacctGTGATTGTGTGGTAGCAGTGTGTGTTTGGGGGCTTTCACTGTTAACCTCCTCTCCGGCCATTCCAGGTGGCACCAACATCGGTGTCGGTCGCCCGCTAACAGGAGCAGCAGTGGGAAGCGGTACGCTTACCAAAGGGCTAGCGGTTGAGACCATGACTGTAATAATCCAAACACTTTGAATTCATCACGGAAAGAATTTTGTCATGGTAAAGTACCTTCAAACAAACCTCTCTGTAATGCATTAGCATTAAGCAGAATTTGTTGACCAGCTACTAACCCTGGATTAACATTTAAAATTGGAAAACCAAAACCTGGTAGCATCCTGAAAGAAACGAtggcctttttttttgttatttgcacAGTAATCCATCGCAGTGATAATTTTCAATACAAAACTGTTAATGTAGAAAATTGTCTAGGAAATCGAGCCAAATATTTCTGCATAACTTGCTCACACGATTattcttcaacaacaacaccaaCGTTCCCGTTCTTTTCTCCGAACATTAATTTCCTTCAGGTTCCCCTAATTATCGAGCAAATGAACAGTTTTAACCACACGAAACTAGATAACTTAACGCTAAAGACGAATGAGGTAGTGTTGAGGGATGAAAGAGTTCGAATGAGCCAATTATGAAAACTACCTCCACCACAGCAGGTTCGAAATGACCTAATGACTTGTGATGCAATTGCAGAAACACGTGTACTCGTGGTCTAACCTTATCTGACTCAAATAGAACTGCGGAGTttagcaaaggtcccaccgCCAAAAAGTTAAAATAGATTGTCGATGTTAACGACTTCGATTAACAAGAGAACTAAAGTCAAATATACAACAGATTTATCCAAGATGTAAAATTTAGTTAACGATGAAAGTGCTCATGGGattgaaaagataaaattcaCAATTGACAAACGTGATATCAACCCGACATATAAGAGATAACAATTGTATTAATGCACAACTCGAAAACACTataaggttgaaaaaaaacaaacagctACTTTAAAAACTGTTTACAACTTGCTACcatagaacagaaaaaaaaggaattggaCGAGATTCAGGCACATTTACAAACTACACAGCCTCTTGTAGGCGTAGTTACAAGCAAtgttgaaagaatttttttccattgatgATATCCTTTAATGCACACATACGACAGTAGTCCTTCCTtaactttttcattcttctttttcacacAATATTCAATAGCAGCCAAACAACTGGGGGTTTCCGAAGCAAATAGGCAGCCTGCTCAGAGAAAAACTTTAGGGAAGAGCTGAGAAGAAATCTGAAACAAATATTAGATGTTCGatgaaggaatgaaatgaCTAGGGTGACTCACAAATGCGCAGAGCTTGCTGAGAGCGGGATAATCTTCGATTATTTATAAGACACACCTCATTACAAATGGTACAAATCACTGGAAAAGTTTTTAATATCAATACGAAAGACACTCATAATAATGGAGAAGATACTCACGTTCACAACCGAGGTCTTAACGCTTTAATCGGAATTCGCATCTGTTTTCTGAGCACTAGAAGGCGCGTTAGCCTCACATGTAGCTTTAACAGATTCCCGATTAGTTGCGTACACCTAAATTTATGGAGTGAAAACTTATGATAATGGTAATCCACACAAGAATCAACAGACAGGTATAGCCCGACGCTTTGAGCCAAAGTTTTGAAATAAGGAGATAATTGTAATGTATTGTACTGTAATTGTAATAACTTTTTTACACTCGTGCACGTGACATGcgcaaaagagaaaataatcgTTCCGTAATTATTCCAAAACGTTACGCAAACTTACAGGAAACgtgaaaatagagaaaaaaaacacaccgTTCGTGAAGCTTTCGCTCGATCCGCGACAATAAACCGAGTTCCACCAACAACATAACGTTGGGTCGTAGTTGATGGTGCACTGCTTTGCGGCGTCGCTGACGATGGAACGGTGCGAACGATTTTCATCACATTTGGGCGTGGAGTTCCTTGAGTTCCTTGAGAACTTTCACCACCATTTCCCTCCTGGACCTCAGATTTGATCGGCACTACCAGTTGATTAGGTCTTGTGTCCTCGACTTTCTTACCAGTATTCGCATTTATCAATCCTGTGatggaaaaagtagaaataaaaaacatgGGAGTGCCGATGCCAAGTGCTGCAATGTGCAAGATGATTGAGACAATTTCTAGATGTCCAGGTCtgagtagaagaagaaaatgttagcGCTgccttttaaattttcttttcaaattcttttcaaattcaaaattcccaGTCAATACAATCTCATTTATTACGCAATAGGACGTAAACGGTTGAGTTCGACGCAGTACCCTTTAACCGCACACAAATGATAATCTATAACTCAATCAATGATCAATAACTCAGCTCAATGGGACGCGGCATAGAAATTGCGAATTTCTGACTGTACTGTAGGAGAAGAAGTATACTATGgtaaaattttgaaggttCGATTAATTGGGTTCCACGGTCCCGCTTTTTGTTGCAATGTCTTATACATGTAATTTGTGGAAATTACGTCTAGAAAACAAGATACAGAAGACGTACGGATTGTCGGAAACCCAGGAGGAAGGCGCCTCTGTATGTTATCCGAACTTCCAAGGGAATAAGCCTCGCTCTTTTTCGCAGCTTCGGCCGCTTCTCTATCCTTCTGTAAAACTGGCACCTTATACCATTTAAACAAACATGGAAAAATATATGTACCGGATTGATGTGGATGATCAGATTCTGGACTGTTTCCACTAAATTTCCCAACCGTGCTTCAACAGAAAGTAGATGTCTGAATCACAAGGAACCATCGAACAGAAGAAACGAGGAATATGTGATGCAACTAACTTTTTCATTCCAGGGAGCACTGTTCTGCAGACTTTGCAGCATTCCAATGGGCAGTTTGAACGATTAGGATTGAATAATGGCTCGTCGACAATCCTGACCAAATCGTTCTAGAAATCTTTTATAAGAAACGATAAGGTGAGGCAAAATCCAGCGCTCATACCACTTGTGGAGAGGCAGTTGAAAGATCGTTGAGAGCTGCTGCAAGCGATGGTTGCGAAGTGGAAGGTGGCACTGCAGATGTCACGAAGTGTTGTCGGTCGTTAAGCATTTCTTCCTCGTCCATAGGCTCCGTTTTAATGATAGGAGCGGACTCTTCCTTTCGTACTTCGAAAAGGGATGATCCATCATTGGAAGAATCATTTCCCATCAGTGTAGACACATCAATAGGACCTAGACGATCTCAGTGAACAGAAAAACGAAGGATTAAGATgagatgaaacaaaaattgaagagataCTCGAGaagtatcacaaaattgctCGAAATCACAAAGAATACCTGATGATGTTACTGCAGCGGTTGCTGAAGGACCATCCATCTGTTCTTTACCAGTGATAAATTGTTTTATGCTTACAGGTAACTTATCCGACCGGAGAGCTGTAGGAGGATGTATGAGAGATGTAGGAATTCTCTAAAAAGATCTGAAGttttcgattttaaaaaagtggagaatTAGTTTAACTGCAGATTGCAATGGTTAATTAGTTGTTAAAACTTAGATTCGTCTGGAACGACTATTTACTTTCATTTACAAAATGATTCGGCATTGTTTTGCTCAGGTTTTCGAACTATTTTCAGTTGGAAGCCGCAAAGTACTGCACCTACCCTTCTCGCTATCCTAGCCAATTTCCCGTTTGGCAATCTAATAAGTTTTGGACGGGAGTATGTGATAACTCCAGGCACAGAGTTGCGCGTTCCTTCAGCAGCATTTCCACCCGACCGAGGCTCCAATTTTATCAGCTTACCACTGGGAGTCTGCCAGAATCTCGCCGtgccatctaaaaaaaaaaaactaatattcATATAATATTCGAATATGGGTGTAACCAATCATTTACAAGCAAGAggtcataggtgcgatagggagaagccggaccctcctgagatgaagggggttcagctcatgaggtgcagctcgagtgaagggggtcctttcgatagtcgtccaaaagtgaggggggtaatttcgccaaccgtttaaaaatgaaggaggtcctttccccaaccgttcagtAGTGatgggggtcagagcacccgctccgactatcgcatctatgcaaGAGTTGCGAaacatttcggaaaaaaaaaagaaattttgtcaTGTAAACGTCAACGTTCTTTTTGCGAAGTCGCATAAAAATCACAAACTGCAGAGATTCGAAATTAACTAATTCTAGGACCAAAGTTTGGTCAGTTAAACAAAAGACCACTAGAAAAAACTGCATATAAATTATTAAACACCACGTCATATTGATGATATTAATGATAGTACTGAAAATCATTAGTCACCTTCTGGTTTATCGACGACACTGAGAACGCCTGCATTCTGTGGTAGAAAAAACCCATCACTTGGCATCGCTGCACCCTCTACATCTTTGCACTCAAGCTTAGGTGCCACAGGATGGTCTGAAATcggtaatgataataaaataaagcggaaatatgagaaagaaaaaaaaggataaattaaGAACAGAATGAGGTAATATCTCACGTTGTTTCCAAAGTAGAAAACTAGCTCCAGACAAGAAccaggaaaacaaaacaatcgtCGGATTTTTAAGGAGTAAGAAAGAGTAacgctgatttttttaaaatcaaatcttgttcaatagaacaaaaaatctgagctttttttcagaatttgtgTTAAGGAATATTTGTGTGTACACTAAAATGAAACAATGACACGACAACCAAATagtattaaaataataacactTCCATTCAGAGGGGTTACGCAGAATTTTTAATCGtcggtttgaaaaaaaaaataacagatcAGACAGATAAAGGGTatcaaaaatattaagaaCTGGCgccacaaacaaaaacaaaaagaaactagcAGAGCTACAAAGTTTAGAACGTATCCTTAAACTGCTTCTTACAGGAAAATGTACCGAAATAAAGTCATAGTTTTTGATCAAATTTCTGTGTCAACAAGCAAACGGATCCAAATTAAGCAGGAAAATAGTGTCTCTGTCGTTTATTTACATATTGCTTATGTTTACATTCCTgttaaaatttacaaaatttatgAGAGAAGCGTAGCGCGTAGAAAAGAATGTTACAATGCAGTAATTTATTATTCTGCCCATCACCACAACACAGAATGGAGGAAAATGAAGTGGGTGAAAGACACTCAACCGggctcttatttctgaaaactttaccttcctttttttcttttttttttttcttagtaactttaactTTCATGTCATAGATACTCTAAAATTAATGCTTGGGTCTTCGCTAcacgactgatttagttatttactctTAGAAATGTGCCTCCGCTACACTTTATCTCACAAAATGTTCCTCAGTTCTTTTTCCATCAGAGAGAAATGAttccaaaataaatgaataaataaataaataaagtgattgACAACTATTGATTcgtaaaaaacaaaacatacttTGGGCAACGGGAAATCTCTTGAGAACAACTTTCTTCGCAACTTCATTCGGTTTCCTTATAATATACTTGGGAATAAATTTAGCAGGAACGGTTCCAACCTGAACTATTCGATAAAGCTGCATAGAAAACAGCGTCCACACGAGAACAGCAAACACGAACAACTATCGATTTCACGAATAATTACACATTAGCAATGAAATACCGGTGAATGTGAATTTATAGCACTCCGACTAGCCAGATTTTGCTCCACATGAATGTCCGCCGATCCGTCGTCCTCAGTCCTCAAAACGTAGTGGATTTACGGGAACAACATGCTATAAGACGCCCTAAGACTTCGAAACTGACTTGATATCCAGAGTTAACGCATCAGCAGCACATCCAGACATCATCACAGGTTTTGGAACCGCATACGAGACCCCTTCAAAGCATCAGGCCATTGAGTTATACGTCGGCGGCAACTTCATTCAGGCGATTACGATGCATCGTCTCAGGACCGCAGTGTTCAGCACCTACGAGGGTACTGTGGCTCGTGTTCGTTGTGTTCACAACACATGATCTGACGGCTTTTCTTGTGGGTGTGCGTTGAAACCGAGGCCAATGTGTTGTGTTTTAGTTCGTTAATAACTTAAGTTTTCATGAAAACTAGCTATTTTACGTTTCGGGTGGAATGGTGGTAGTACCTATGGTGAGGGAATTCAGAGTTCCGCGtgctatttcttcttcttgatgGGTTAGTCCTTGAATGAGTGGATGAGTACTGACAAAATTGCTGAGAGGTGGTTACTGACTTCGTTTTGAGATAACACATCAAAACACAGCGCTCAGGATTGTCTGCAGCTGTTTAGGACCTGTCGAAGTTCATGGGTTCCTGAACAGGTGTACAAGTATCGCATGGAACTCCGTACGAACAGTTTCGTAAACGGACTGTGCGAGTTCCGCAAGTATCTGGTATggggtaaaggataaagccctacggcgttgatcaatccctatgggatGCGACTACGCGTTCGATTTCAACTCAGACatggtttgaggtttatgaacgcgcgtgcagACTTGCAATGTCTTGGGGACCTGTGTCACCTCAGTATTTTTACCCTTCCCGATAAGTCTGgctccaatttatcgaccccgaagagatgaaaggcttaatTTGCGCAAGGCCCGATAGGATCATCACGTATATAATCCATTATGTTCAATGAGTCGTGCGCCAGTCGACATCGGATCAGATTAAAAAGGGGGAGAAGTGTGCGAAAGCCAAGAAAATCCTGGAATTATGCTGAACTTTAGGTATCAGGAGACTTACGCAGTTTTGAGAATGTCCTTGTCATAGCAagttgaataataataataataagttcaATTTGAATCAAGGATTTTCCaacgtggtttttttttgttttcttgttagcTGTGCTCGTTGTCGTATAATATCGAATTCGGCGATTCCTCAAGGTTAATCTGATAAAGTtgaactttaaaggcatcctccacgaatctagggtggtacgggtttcaggcgggtaatgtctatacggggtcgtagattgtggggaagagggtgatttcattcatttcttcttgtatCACTGTAAACGGATGACCTcagaactgtttcttacgactg
This window of the Necator americanus strain Aroian chromosome III, whole genome shotgun sequence genome carries:
- a CDS encoding hypothetical protein (NECATOR_CHRIII.G9099.T1); translation: MMSGCAADALTLDIKTEDDGSADIHVEQNLASRSAINSHSPVGTVPAKFIPKYIIRKPNEVAKKVVLKRFPVAQNHPVAPKLECKDVEGAAMPSDGFFLPQNAGVLSVVDKPEDGTARFWQTPSGKLIKLEPRSGGNAAEGTRNSVPGVITYSRPKLIRLPNGKLARIARRRIPTSLIHPPTALRSDKLPVSIKQFITGKEQMDGPSATAAVTSSGPIDVSTLMGNDSSNDGSSLFEVRKEESAPIIKTEPMDEEEMLNDRQHFVTSAVPPSTSQPSLAAALNDLSTASPQVNDLVRIVDEPLFNPNRSNCPLECCKVCRTVLPGMKKHLLSVEARLGNLVETVQNLIIHINPKDREAAEAAKKSEAYSLGSSDNIQRRLPPGFPTIRLINANTGKKVEDTRPNQLVVPIKSEVQEGNGGESSQGTQGTPRPNVMKIVRTVPSSATPQSSAPSTTTQRYVVGGTRFIVADRAKASRTVYATNRESVKATYLGCELICTICNEVCLINNRRLSRSQQALRIYFFSALP